The following proteins are co-located in the Brevibacillus laterosporus DSM 25 genome:
- a CDS encoding RNA 2'-phosphotransferase: MNYQKLSKEISYALRHAPHEYELELDEYGWVHIEQLLHSLHEQPVWHNVHENDLHIMISQSDKKRHEIHNGKIRALYGHSTAKKVLKEESEPPEFLYHGTPKRFVALIMEQGLIPKGRQYVHLSEEIETATQVGKRRDKQPAILKIEAKKAWIDNVTFYHGNEMVWLADKIDKQYISILE; the protein is encoded by the coding sequence ATGAATTATCAAAAATTGAGTAAAGAAATTTCGTATGCCCTGCGTCATGCACCACATGAATATGAATTAGAGTTAGATGAATATGGGTGGGTCCATATTGAGCAATTATTGCATTCCTTACATGAGCAACCGGTATGGCATAATGTTCATGAAAATGACCTGCATATCATGATTTCACAATCTGATAAGAAACGACACGAGATTCATAATGGAAAAATTAGAGCTTTGTATGGCCATTCTACAGCTAAAAAAGTTCTGAAAGAGGAAAGTGAGCCTCCAGAGTTTCTTTATCATGGCACACCAAAAAGATTCGTTGCATTGATTATGGAGCAAGGACTTATACCTAAAGGAAGACAATATGTCCACTTATCGGAAGAAATTGAGACTGCAACACAAGTGGGAAAAAGAAGGGATAAGCAACCAGCTATTCTAAAGATAGAAGCAAAAAAAGCTTGGATCGATAATGTTACCTTTTATCATGGAAATGAAATGGTTTGGCTGGCTGACAAAATAGATAAGCAGTATATTTCTATACTTGAATAA
- a CDS encoding CPBP family intramembrane glutamic endopeptidase, which translates to MKTIVISLQVIAKIALTIMAGFLISFFLHAIFPTSLKNFSQIGMLIGVWITYWLFERKRRWPLGFEVKGSWKQFVMGIGIGACTIILSCVLIWLFGGVQLTSVPIDTYLLVAVLSTIPKWIIVAVVEEGLVRGYIQGLVKESFGTNVSILFSSLLFASIHLFNTGSTESLLPMLCLFLDGLFFAMIREMTGKLWLPIGAHFIWNFLQSALGFAVSGGESGAPALVQVQPTGDTMLSGGAFGAEGSYLTASILLITLIIAWRIYRKQNMKAAGSL; encoded by the coding sequence GTGAAAACGATAGTCATCTCCCTACAAGTCATCGCAAAAATAGCACTCACAATCATGGCGGGGTTCCTCATTTCGTTTTTCCTTCATGCGATTTTCCCTACTTCACTCAAAAATTTTTCTCAAATAGGGATGCTTATCGGGGTATGGATTACCTATTGGCTATTTGAACGAAAACGTCGTTGGCCTCTAGGGTTTGAAGTAAAAGGAAGCTGGAAGCAGTTTGTAATGGGTATAGGAATAGGAGCCTGTACGATTATTCTTTCCTGTGTACTCATCTGGTTATTTGGTGGAGTACAACTTACAAGCGTACCAATAGATACCTATTTACTTGTGGCTGTTCTTTCTACCATTCCCAAGTGGATAATAGTTGCCGTCGTTGAAGAAGGACTAGTGAGAGGATATATTCAGGGACTCGTAAAGGAGTCATTCGGCACCAATGTTTCAATTCTTTTCTCTTCTCTTTTGTTTGCATCGATTCATTTGTTCAACACTGGTTCTACCGAGTCACTACTCCCGATGTTATGTCTTTTTCTTGACGGGTTGTTTTTCGCTATGATCAGGGAGATGACGGGCAAACTATGGCTGCCTATTGGTGCTCACTTTATCTGGAATTTCTTACAATCTGCTCTGGGATTTGCAGTTTCAGGTGGTGAATCAGGGGCGCCTGCTCTTGTACAAGTTCAACCAACGGGGGATACCATGCTCTCTGGAGGAGCTTTTGGTGCTGAGGGAAGCTATCTAACAGCCAGTATATTACTGATTACTTTGATTATTGCATGGAGAATATATCGAAAACAGAATATGAAGGCTGCTGGCAGTCTGTAG